Genomic window (Candidatus Nitrosocosmicus franklandus):
ATCATTATCTCCAAAAGGTGTGTGGAATTGGAAACCAATCTTATTTATCACTCCTTTCCATTCTGATACTAAATCCTCAATCGTCTTGTAGTTCAATGAATTAATAGTCATAGTAATCCAAATATCCTTCTAGGAGGGTTTACCATTTCTATCTGGTCCTTTTGTATAATTTAATATGTTCTTCTTTGTTTTTTCATATGCTCCCTTGCCTCGTATACTATCATGTATCTGAGCAGTATCATCAAGTGAAACCCAATAAAAATAGAGGTTGGGCAATCTGGGCAGTGGAATAGTTCCACTTGTAACCACACATATACGCCTAGGCATCTCATCACAGAAAGTTCTGATAATATCTTCTCTTAACAACGGTTCTCCGCCGACAAGAGTAACAAAGTATACATGATGCTTCTTAAACGTATTTTTGATTATTGTTCTCCAATCTTCTACACTTAGTTCGTCTTTTTCGTTTCTCCTAGTTTTCCACCTATAACAATGAGAACAATGAAGGTTGCAAACATTGATGATGTCAGCAGAACCGTAAATAAACGGCTTAGATTTAAGCAGTCTTATGGATATATACTTTAACAACATGTTAAAAATTGCAGGAAAATCTCTAATGATATCAGTAGTACCCATTCCATAAATGATATCAACCATGGATTACTCAGACATAGTATGCGCCCAAACTATATTAGATTGTGTCTGCATTTACTTAAGCATAAACTCAATATCAAAAACATCAGGTCTTGCTCCCTTCAAGATTTATATTGTTACGTCTAGGCCTTAGGTTGATGAACGTTACACTGAGATAATCCTAATTCATGGTTAAAATAAAAAACATAGTAAGTTCATACATACTGTTTATAAGTAACAAGGAGGCTTTTTTTGAATGAATAAAAAGATCCTGTTGTCATATTTAAGAATACAATAATCAAAAAAGGTATAGATTGTTTTCTTCAGCTTATGCTAGAAAGTAGTAGATACACGAGTGAGATTTTTGATATGATATGTGAACAGTATCAACTTAACAAATAGATCATAACCCTTCGATCCAATTTTAATTCCTTAATAAAGATCAAGATTAATCTTGCATATCCCATGTAAATAAAACATGCGGGAATTCTAATTATTGAACCAAGGTTATCAGAATTTTTAAAATAAAATATCAATAGTAAATATAAAAAAAGATTAGTTGTTTACTATTCAAAACGAATTGCAGTCGCTTAATGGAATCTTGCTTCCTAAAAATTAGGTATATATCGCGATCATTAAGATCTCAATACTACTTATTCTCCAGTGGATTTCCATACCTATCGTTGTCTAGCGCTCCCTTGAATACCTTGTCGTAGCATGCTTCGGCATTATCTATGGTAAATGTTGAGTTATGATTAGCAACTCTTGTAACACAATTGAAATATCTAGTCAATGCGTTTGCTGTGTCAACTATCGTTACCTGTGCGATAATTATCAGCAAAAATGCCAAGCAAGTGACTGTCAAGAGTCTTTTGTT
Coding sequences:
- a CDS encoding radical SAM protein — encoded protein: MVDIIYGMGTTDIIRDFPAIFNMLLKYISIRLLKSKPFIYGSADIINVCNLHCSHCYRWKTRRNEKDELSVEDWRTIIKNTFKKHHVYFVTLVGGEPLLREDIIRTFCDEMPRRICVVTSGTIPLPRLPNLYFYWVSLDDTAQIHDSIRGKGAYEKTKKNILNYTKGPDRNGKPS